In Methanosarcina siciliae T4/M, one genomic interval encodes:
- a CDS encoding tetratricopeptide repeat protein: MDTEIKSIEVQEFVRRFKKQLIEHNDAKFCFFLGAGCSVSSGIPTARTLVDNVWLPKLKEMQTGNQENFSGWLKEKFPEYNKDNAAQYYGDVIEKLFLTPKERQQEIERLVTNKDPGFGYAVLAQLLTEKCGKHCNIVLTTNFDDMVADAIYLYTNKKPVVIPHESLVGFLKISDTRPLVVKLHGDSRLSPRNTWKETAELNENVKKVIINLFSEAGLIFIGYGGNDKSITDILAEVPEGEGSFPWGIYWVGREMPSNEMAEFLKHRNAIWVNHRDFDELMLLIKEELKKEFELKPPSSERFENLFKAYFETFQKLSFKVHSKSYSGEREVLEMAVEKASKEFKSWWALELEASKFKNTNVEKAEQIYQEGINQFPDSHELICNYAIFLTDIRKKHEKAEEMYRKALEIEPEDATYLGNYANFLKNIRKNYKKAEKLYRRALEIEPDNAHNLGNYANFLCYILKDYNKAEEFYRKSLEIEPENAIYLGNYALFIKDIRKDYNRAGELYIKALEIDPENVNNLENYANFLRDVLKDYNKAEEFYRKALEIEPENINNLGDYANFLRIIRKDYDKAEEFYKKILEIEPNHAGNLGNYALFLYEIKKDFNKAEEFYRKALEVDPEHTNNLGNYANFLADVRKDYEQAEEFYKKALEIDPEHTNNLNNYAAFLKEICRN; this comes from the coding sequence ATGGACACTGAAATAAAATCCATTGAAGTCCAAGAATTTGTTCGTAGATTTAAGAAACAGTTAATAGAACATAACGACGCTAAATTTTGCTTCTTTTTGGGTGCAGGATGCTCTGTTTCTTCAGGAATCCCAACAGCAAGAACACTTGTAGATAATGTATGGCTTCCAAAACTTAAAGAAATGCAAACTGGGAATCAAGAAAACTTTAGTGGTTGGTTAAAAGAAAAATTCCCAGAATATAATAAAGACAATGCAGCCCAATATTATGGAGATGTAATAGAAAAACTCTTCTTGACTCCAAAAGAAAGACAACAGGAAATAGAAAGGTTAGTTACAAATAAAGATCCTGGATTTGGATATGCGGTTTTAGCTCAGCTACTGACAGAAAAGTGTGGAAAGCACTGCAATATAGTTCTCACCACTAATTTTGATGATATGGTTGCAGATGCTATTTACCTTTATACAAACAAAAAACCTGTTGTCATACCCCACGAGTCCCTAGTTGGCTTTTTGAAAATTAGCGATACACGCCCTTTGGTAGTAAAGTTACATGGAGATTCAAGACTTTCTCCTCGTAATACATGGAAGGAAACAGCTGAGTTAAATGAAAACGTTAAAAAAGTAATTATAAATTTGTTTTCTGAAGCTGGTCTAATATTTATTGGATACGGGGGCAATGATAAGAGTATAACTGATATCCTTGCAGAAGTACCTGAAGGTGAAGGCTCTTTTCCATGGGGTATTTACTGGGTGGGACGGGAAATGCCAAGTAACGAGATGGCAGAATTCCTAAAGCACAGGAATGCAATATGGGTAAATCATAGAGATTTTGATGAATTAATGCTTCTCATAAAGGAAGAATTGAAAAAAGAATTCGAATTAAAACCTCCCTCATCTGAGAGATTTGAAAATTTATTTAAAGCATATTTTGAAACTTTCCAAAAACTAAGCTTTAAAGTTCATTCGAAATCTTATTCTGGAGAAAGAGAAGTACTCGAAATGGCTGTTGAAAAAGCATCAAAAGAATTCAAATCTTGGTGGGCATTGGAGTTAGAAGCATCTAAATTCAAAAATACAAATGTAGAAAAAGCAGAACAGATTTATCAAGAAGGTATAAATCAATTTCCAGATAGTCATGAACTTATTTGTAACTATGCAATTTTCCTGACTGACATTCGCAAAAAACATGAAAAAGCAGAAGAGATGTACAGAAAAGCCCTAGAAATTGAGCCTGAAGATGCTACATATCTTGGCAATTATGCGAATTTCCTAAAAAATATTAGAAAAAATTATAAAAAAGCAGAAAAGTTGTATAGAAGAGCTCTTGAGATTGAACCAGATAACGCTCATAATCTTGGAAACTATGCAAATTTCCTTTGTTATATTCTTAAAGACTACAATAAAGCAGAAGAATTCTATAGAAAATCTCTAGAAATAGAGCCAGAGAATGCCATCTACCTTGGTAACTATGCACTTTTCATTAAAGATATTAGAAAAGACTATAACAGAGCAGGAGAGCTTTACATTAAAGCTCTGGAAATTGATCCAGAAAACGTTAATAACCTCGAAAACTACGCAAATTTTCTTCGTGATGTTCTTAAAGATTATAACAAAGCAGAGGAATTTTACAGAAAAGCTCTGGAAATTGAACCCGAGAACATTAATAACCTTGGAGATTACGCAAATTTTCTGAGAATCATTCGTAAAGACTACGATAAAGCAGAAGAATTTTACAAAAAAATTCTGGAGATTGAGCCAAATCACGCTGGTAACCTTGGAAACTATGCTCTATTCCTTTATGAAATTAAGAAAGATTTCAATAAAGCAGAAGAATTTTACAGAAAGGCTCTGGAAGTTGATCCAGAACACACTAATAACCTTGGGAATTATGCAAATTTCCTAGCGGATGTTCGCAAAGATTATGAACAAGCAGAAGAATTTTACAAAAAGGCTCTGGAAATTGATCCAGAGCACACTAATAATCTCAACAACTATGCAGCTTTTCTGAAAGAAATTTGTAGAAATTAA
- a CDS encoding PGF-pre-PGF domain-containing protein has protein sequence MKSKTLFIVFTLIFLIGVPSTVSARDIIVGNGSGSSSTIQEALDDAEAGDVIIIKPGTYVENINVSKTRLTIKPETNNVFIQPADSTKATIILSNVGITLTGFDIDGSVYVNNAMLGNSEYYLNNMSQITNNVIENGGIEVGSESSGIIISGNKITGGTGIDVACCGDYNEITDNDISNCTTGIYVYDERSVPPISSNKINNCDVGIHVSGLSYDLENNEITNCGVGVVAGETGGASLIGNKITYCSDCGLKVLGYLEAKGACNNYFNNTVNVKFGDYEDAYTWNTSLTEGTNIIGGSYLGGNYWAKPDGTGFSQTANDANGDGIADSAYAISEKNCDYLPLTARYNSVLPAPDFTANVTSGTAPLVVLFTDTGSGGTPTSWLWDFGDGITSKHAQTAKHTFTNPGTYDVSLTLTNAAGSNTVNKVNYITVTSRQAPVADFFSPEVNDLIDFGESIPINKTVSFTDNSTGSPTSWLWDFGDGGTSTAQNPEHVYSARGGYTVNLTVTNSTGSNTTSKYGYVLVGVMDEPVIPAYFSSDVTSGNAPLTVTFVDDLDAELPNYPIWREWDFGDGVVQTYVVDDNESATPYATHVYEKPGKYTVTLYMDNRGGKSIITKYNYITVTDPNATVVNFSANVSSGPAPLVVLFADASTGPTPSSWLWNFGDGIYSKHAMNATHTFTESGSYTVSLTVENSEGNNTVTKTDYIVVTEPVATSSSGGSSHKSSSGGGGGSPEPAKNVEAKELSQVFITNGKEVKFDFNENATCVVYVGFDAKRTLGKTTTIVEQLKNRSSLVSELPEGEAYKFFNIWVGSGETTSSKNIENPVIGFKVEKTWIQDERIDQASISLNRYNDNEWEQLPASLSGEDEKFVYFTAETPGFSSFAITGESKSTLGVSETGANLGSETRAVDETNEGNKGPEAEQEADPKESASLPGFEMIYGIVGLFAVFLHRRK, from the coding sequence GTGAAGAGTAAAACTCTATTCATAGTTTTTACTTTGATATTCCTGATTGGAGTACCATCCACAGTATCGGCAAGAGATATTATAGTGGGCAACGGAAGTGGATCAAGTTCTACAATACAAGAAGCTTTAGATGATGCAGAAGCCGGAGATGTAATAATAATAAAACCTGGAACTTATGTTGAAAACATAAACGTTTCAAAAACAAGGTTAACAATTAAACCGGAAACAAATAACGTGTTTATTCAACCGGCAGACAGCACAAAGGCAACTATCATTCTAAGCAATGTCGGGATAACACTAACCGGCTTTGATATAGATGGTAGTGTTTACGTTAATAACGCAATGTTAGGTAATAGTGAGTATTATCTGAACAATATGAGTCAGATAACAAACAACGTTATTGAAAATGGTGGTATTGAAGTAGGATCTGAGAGTTCCGGTATTATTATATCCGGAAACAAAATCACCGGTGGTACCGGTATAGACGTGGCATGTTGTGGGGATTACAATGAAATAACAGATAATGATATTTCAAATTGTACTACAGGAATTTATGTTTATGATGAAAGATCTGTACCGCCTATTAGTAGTAACAAAATAAACAACTGTGATGTCGGAATACATGTTTCTGGCTTATCCTATGATCTCGAAAACAACGAAATCACAAACTGTGGTGTAGGAGTAGTAGCCGGAGAAACCGGTGGTGCAAGTTTAATTGGAAATAAAATAACGTACTGCTCAGACTGCGGGCTTAAAGTGCTTGGTTATTTAGAAGCTAAAGGGGCCTGTAATAATTATTTCAACAACACGGTGAATGTAAAGTTTGGAGACTATGAAGACGCATATACCTGGAACACCTCCCTCACTGAGGGTACAAACATCATTGGCGGATCATATCTTGGAGGTAATTATTGGGCAAAGCCGGATGGAACCGGGTTCTCTCAGACTGCTAATGATGCAAACGGAGATGGTATTGCAGATTCGGCTTATGCAATATCTGAAAAGAACTGTGACTATCTGCCACTCACAGCCAGGTATAATTCAGTATTACCTGCTCCCGACTTCACAGCCAACGTGACTTCCGGAACTGCTCCTCTGGTTGTGTTGTTTACTGATACCGGCAGTGGCGGAACTCCAACATCCTGGCTCTGGGACTTCGGGGACGGGATAACCTCAAAGCATGCCCAAACGGCTAAACACACATTTACGAATCCCGGAACTTACGACGTCAGTTTGACATTAACCAACGCTGCAGGCAGTAATACGGTGAATAAAGTAAATTATATTACTGTCACTTCTCGACAGGCCCCGGTAGCTGACTTCTTTTCTCCGGAAGTAAATGATCTCATTGATTTTGGAGAGTCGATCCCAATAAATAAAACCGTATCATTTACCGACAATAGCACAGGGTCACCCACCTCCTGGCTCTGGGATTTCGGGGACGGAGGCACTTCAACAGCCCAAAATCCGGAACATGTATACAGTGCCAGGGGCGGGTATACCGTCAACTTAACCGTAACTAATTCTACTGGAAGCAATACAACAAGCAAATACGGTTACGTACTCGTTGGGGTCATGGACGAACCTGTAATCCCTGCATATTTCTCGTCCGATGTAACATCCGGAAATGCCCCGTTAACGGTGACATTTGTCGACGACCTGGATGCCGAGTTACCGAATTATCCTATCTGGCGTGAATGGGATTTCGGCGATGGAGTCGTCCAAACTTATGTAGTGGATGACAACGAATCGGCAACACCCTATGCAACGCATGTCTACGAAAAACCCGGAAAGTACACCGTAACACTATACATGGATAACCGCGGCGGGAAGTCTATCATAACAAAATACAATTATATCACGGTCACAGACCCAAACGCGACGGTGGTGAATTTCTCTGCGAATGTAAGTTCCGGCCCGGCTCCTTTAGTTGTGTTATTTGCTGATGCCAGCACCGGTCCGACTCCCAGTTCCTGGCTCTGGAATTTTGGCGACGGTATCTATTCAAAACACGCCATGAACGCAACACATACTTTTACGGAATCAGGTAGTTACACGGTCAGTCTAACTGTGGAAAATTCCGAAGGTAACAATACGGTAACAAAGACGGATTATATAGTTGTCACAGAGCCGGTTGCTACCAGTTCCAGTGGAGGAAGCAGCCACAAGAGCAGCAGTGGCGGTGGAGGTGGCTCTCCCGAACCTGCGAAAAACGTTGAAGCAAAGGAACTTTCCCAGGTCTTCATCACAAACGGAAAAGAAGTAAAGTTTGATTTCAACGAGAATGCAACCTGTGTCGTGTATGTTGGCTTTGATGCAAAGAGGACTCTGGGTAAAACCACAACAATCGTTGAGCAGTTAAAAAACAGGTCTTCACTTGTCTCCGAACTGCCTGAAGGCGAAGCCTACAAGTTCTTTAATATCTGGGTCGGAAGCGGCGAAACCACAAGCTCAAAGAATATCGAAAACCCTGTCATAGGTTTCAAGGTTGAAAAGACCTGGATACAGGACGAGAGGATAGATCAGGCTTCTATCTCCCTGAACCGGTACAACGATAATGAATGGGAACAGCTTCCGGCCAGCTTGTCAGGGGAAGATGAGAAATTCGTGTACTTCACAGCCGAAACTCCGGGCTTCTCTTCATTTGCGATTACGGGGGAGAGTAAGAGTACTTTGGGAGTATCTGAAACGGGAGCAAACCTAGGATCTGAGACTAGAGCGGTTGATGAAACCAATGAGGGTAATAAAGGACCTGAAGCTGAACAGGAAGCTGACCCGAAAGAAAGTGCAAGTTTGCCGGGCTTTGAGATGATTTATGGGATCGTCGGCCTGTTTGCAGTTTTCCTGCATAGAAGGAAGTAA
- a CDS encoding type I restriction-modification system subunit M, which translates to MALKKSELYSSLWSSCDELRGGMDASQYKDYVLSLLFIKYISDKYADSPFAPIIVPQGASFRDMVALKGKPDIGDQINKKIIAPLVNANKLSDMPDFNDANKLGSGKEQVDRLTNLIAIFENPALDFSKNRADDDDILGDAYEYLMRHFATESGKSKGQFYTPAEVSRIIARILGIRYASTTSSTTAYDPTCGSGSLLLKVAEEARTKITLYGQEKDATTSGLARMNMILHNNPEALIVQGNTLTDPKFKEGETLKTFDYVVANPPFSDKRWSTGLDPLHDPYDRFKPFGVPPAKQGDYAYLLHIVRSLKSTGKGACILPHGVLFRGNSEAEIRRALVRKGYIKGIIGLPANLFYGTGIPACIIVIDKEEAQNRKGIFMIDASAGFMKDGPKNRLRAQDIHKIVDVFTKQAEVQKYSRMVSFEEIEKNEFNLNLPRYIDSQQAEDLQDIEGHLHGGIPCADIDALERYWKVCPQLRKALFTEIRPGYLELAVDKAAIKSAIYEHPEFAAFTAGMNAHFAAWRATTSAMLRQLEPGCPPKEIIAGLSENLLAHYADKPLINQYDIYQHLMDYWTETMQDDCYLVSDEGWKAETYRIIEKDKKGKEKDKGWTCDLVPKQLIVAHYFSKEQEDLNKLAAELESVAASMTELEEEQGGEEGAFSELEKVNKANVSSRLKDIRGDMEAKEEASILNDWLKLANQEANLKKRIKEAEALLDSKVYYHYPKLTEDDIKTLVVEDKWLSSLDTAIRGETDRISQSLTQRVKELAERYETPMPQLTDRTAELEAKVNRHLERMGFKL; encoded by the coding sequence ATGGCTCTTAAAAAATCCGAACTTTACTCTTCTCTCTGGTCCAGCTGCGATGAACTTCGCGGCGGAATGGATGCCAGCCAGTACAAGGACTATGTACTCTCCTTATTGTTTATCAAATATATCAGCGACAAGTACGCTGACTCTCCTTTTGCGCCTATTATCGTCCCGCAGGGTGCAAGCTTCAGGGATATGGTTGCACTCAAAGGCAAACCGGATATTGGCGATCAGATCAACAAGAAGATAATCGCTCCTCTGGTGAATGCAAACAAACTGTCCGATATGCCGGACTTCAATGACGCTAACAAGCTCGGCAGTGGTAAAGAACAGGTGGACAGGCTTACCAACCTCATTGCCATTTTCGAGAATCCTGCCCTTGATTTCTCAAAGAACCGCGCCGACGATGATGACATCCTGGGCGATGCTTACGAGTACCTGATGCGCCACTTCGCAACTGAGAGTGGAAAAAGCAAAGGCCAGTTCTATACACCTGCCGAAGTCAGCCGGATTATAGCACGGATACTCGGAATTCGTTATGCCAGCACAACAAGTTCCACAACAGCCTACGATCCTACATGCGGCTCCGGTTCTCTGCTTTTGAAGGTTGCAGAAGAAGCAAGGACCAAGATAACCCTGTACGGCCAGGAAAAAGATGCGACCACATCCGGTCTCGCCCGCATGAACATGATCCTGCACAACAACCCTGAAGCTCTTATCGTGCAGGGGAATACTCTTACAGACCCCAAGTTCAAGGAAGGGGAAACACTCAAGACTTTTGATTACGTCGTTGCCAATCCTCCTTTCAGTGACAAGCGATGGAGTACCGGTCTCGATCCGCTTCACGATCCTTACGACCGCTTTAAGCCCTTTGGGGTTCCACCTGCCAAGCAGGGAGATTATGCTTATCTGCTGCATATTGTTCGATCTCTGAAGAGCACGGGCAAAGGGGCCTGTATCCTGCCACACGGTGTGCTGTTCCGTGGGAACTCCGAAGCCGAGATCCGCCGTGCCCTCGTACGCAAAGGCTACATTAAGGGAATCATCGGTCTCCCAGCCAACCTTTTCTATGGGACCGGTATCCCAGCATGTATTATTGTTATTGATAAGGAAGAAGCTCAAAACCGCAAAGGCATTTTCATGATCGATGCCAGCGCGGGTTTCATGAAAGACGGCCCCAAGAACCGTCTCCGGGCTCAGGATATCCACAAGATCGTGGACGTTTTCACAAAGCAGGCTGAGGTCCAGAAGTACTCGCGGATGGTCAGTTTTGAGGAGATAGAGAAGAACGAATTCAACCTCAACCTCCCACGCTACATCGACAGCCAGCAGGCTGAAGACCTTCAGGACATCGAAGGACACCTGCATGGAGGAATCCCGTGTGCGGATATTGATGCTCTTGAACGTTACTGGAAGGTCTGTCCTCAGCTCAGGAAGGCGCTGTTCACTGAGATTCGGCCCGGCTATCTGGAACTTGCCGTTGACAAGGCCGCTATCAAATCCGCTATTTACGAGCACCCCGAGTTTGCAGCTTTTACCGCCGGCATGAATGCACATTTCGCTGCCTGGCGTGCGACTACTTCTGCTATGCTCCGGCAATTGGAACCCGGCTGCCCCCCGAAGGAAATCATAGCCGGGCTTTCCGAAAACCTGCTCGCCCATTATGCAGATAAGCCACTCATCAACCAGTACGATATTTATCAGCACCTGATGGACTACTGGACTGAAACGATGCAGGACGACTGCTACCTCGTTTCTGACGAAGGGTGGAAGGCTGAGACCTACCGCATTATCGAGAAAGACAAGAAGGGAAAGGAGAAAGATAAGGGCTGGACCTGCGACCTCGTACCAAAACAGCTTATCGTTGCCCACTATTTCTCAAAAGAGCAGGAGGATCTGAATAAACTTGCTGCTGAGCTGGAGAGCGTCGCTGCAAGCATGACCGAGCTTGAAGAGGAACAGGGCGGTGAAGAAGGCGCTTTTTCTGAACTTGAGAAGGTGAATAAAGCTAATGTCAGCTCCCGCCTGAAGGATATAAGAGGGGACATGGAAGCAAAGGAAGAAGCTTCCATCCTAAACGACTGGCTGAAACTTGCCAATCAGGAAGCCAATCTCAAGAAACGCATCAAGGAAGCAGAGGCTTTACTTGATTCAAAAGTATATTATCACTACCCCAAGCTCACTGAAGATGATATCAAAACGCTGGTTGTGGAAGACAAATGGCTTTCTTCGCTTGATACAGCCATCCGGGGCGAGACGGACCGGATCAGCCAGTCTCTTACCCAGCGTGTGAAAGAGCTTGCCGAGCGCTACGAGACCCCGATGCCACAGCTGACCGACCGCACGGCCGAGCTGGAAGCAAAAGTGAACCGGCACCTGGAGAGGATGGGGTTCAAATTATGA
- a CDS encoding KilA-N domain-containing protein — protein MKKSKINSIEVRGTAISVISHDDADYICLTDIARYRNPENTDDIVRNWLRNRNTVEFLGIWEQLNNPDFKPVEFDGFRMQAGLNSFTLSPKQWTEKTGAIGIISKSGRYGGGTYAHKDIAFEFASWVSVEFKLYLIKEFQRLKEDENRRLSLAWDLNRTLSRLNYHIHTDAIKEHLIPPEITPVQARITCANEADVLNVALFGKTAKQWRDSNPKLEGNMRDHATVEQLLVLANIESMNAEFIHMGVEQGERLKRLNKIAIRQMQTLTNRFETARLPTGKEEKK, from the coding sequence ATGAAAAAGTCCAAAATTAACAGCATTGAAGTCCGGGGGACTGCTATATCTGTTATTTCCCACGATGATGCGGACTACATTTGCCTGACAGACATTGCCAGGTACAGGAACCCTGAAAATACCGATGACATCGTCCGCAACTGGCTCCGAAACCGAAACACTGTGGAATTTCTGGGTATATGGGAACAGCTCAATAACCCGGATTTTAAACCCGTCGAATTCGACGGGTTTAGAATGCAGGCAGGTTTGAACAGCTTTACCCTGTCCCCCAAGCAGTGGACCGAAAAGACAGGAGCGATCGGGATCATTTCAAAATCCGGACGCTACGGCGGTGGCACTTACGCCCACAAGGACATTGCATTCGAGTTTGCTTCCTGGGTATCCGTCGAGTTCAAGCTCTACCTCATCAAGGAGTTCCAGCGCCTCAAAGAAGACGAAAACCGCCGTCTATCGCTTGCATGGGACCTCAACCGCACCCTCTCCAGACTCAATTACCATATTCATACAGACGCCATCAAGGAACACCTCATCCCTCCGGAAATCACGCCCGTCCAGGCCAGGATTACCTGCGCTAATGAAGCTGATGTGCTGAATGTGGCCCTTTTCGGTAAAACCGCGAAGCAGTGGCGCGATTCCAACCCCAAACTCGAAGGCAATATGCGCGACCATGCCACAGTTGAGCAGCTGCTCGTGCTTGCCAACATCGAGAGCATGAATGCCGAGTTTATCCACATGGGAGTGGAACAGGGAGAACGCCTCAAACGTCTCAACAAGATAGCTATCCGCCAGATGCAGACGCTTACCAACCGTTTTGAAACCGCCCGCCTTCCTACAGGCAAGGAGGAAAAGAAATGA
- a CDS encoding restriction endonuclease subunit S, protein MKAECSAGDIPTGYKQTEVGVIPEDWDVKKLEEVVDIDADNLSAGTPVDYAFNYISLEDVDEGVLRSYSSQIFGSAPSRARRRLRYGDVLVSTVRPNLKSHLLFKQRQGEWICSTGFSVVRCKNSSAVPSYIFAHLFATTIPKQIESLLTGSNYPAINGKDVKALLIPLPPTITEQKTIAEALSDTDALIESLEQLIAKKRQIKQGAMQELLSPKQGDKIRFLKEVSSLKGRIGWQGLKQTEFTINEEEPFLITGMNFKDGAIRWNEVYHISEERYEMASDIQLRPADVLMTKDGTIGKVLYIDTIPYPGKASLNSHLLLFRPIKWSYYPKYLYYQLCSQRFKNFVEESKSGTTFFGLSQAAVGNYPVLLPPMEEQVNIATILFDMDSEITVLEEKLAKARQIKQGMMQELLTGRIRLV, encoded by the coding sequence ATGAAGGCGGAGTGCAGCGCCGGTGACATTCCAACTGGCTACAAACAGACCGAGGTGGGGGTGATACCGGAGGATTGGGATGTAAAAAAGCTGGAAGAAGTAGTAGATATTGACGCAGACAATCTGAGCGCAGGAACACCAGTAGATTATGCGTTCAACTATATTTCACTCGAAGATGTTGATGAAGGAGTGTTACGCAGTTATTCGAGTCAGATATTCGGTTCTGCACCATCAAGAGCCCGTCGAAGATTGCGTTATGGAGATGTTTTGGTTTCTACTGTCCGTCCAAACCTAAAATCTCATCTTTTGTTTAAGCAACGTCAAGGAGAATGGATTTGCTCCACAGGCTTTTCAGTTGTTCGATGTAAGAATTCGAGTGCAGTGCCCAGCTACATCTTTGCACACCTGTTTGCTACAACAATTCCAAAACAAATTGAGTCTCTACTTACGGGTTCCAACTACCCAGCAATCAATGGAAAAGACGTAAAAGCGCTGCTCATCCCGCTTCCGCCCACTATCACCGAACAAAAAACCATCGCCGAAGCGCTCTCCGATACGGATGCCCTCATCGAATCCCTGGAGCAGCTTATAGCCAAGAAACGCCAGATCAAACAGGGCGCCATGCAGGAATTGCTCTCTCCGAAGCAAGGCGATAAAATACGATTCTTAAAGGAAGTATCTTCATTGAAGGGAAGAATTGGTTGGCAGGGATTGAAACAAACAGAGTTCACCATCAACGAAGAAGAACCTTTCTTGATAACAGGTATGAATTTCAAAGACGGTGCTATTCGGTGGAACGAGGTATATCACATATCTGAAGAGCGCTATGAAATGGCAAGTGACATTCAATTAAGACCTGCTGATGTGCTGATGACTAAAGATGGCACAATTGGCAAAGTTCTTTATATTGATACAATTCCCTACCCTGGAAAAGCTTCACTTAACAGTCATTTGCTTCTCTTCCGCCCAATAAAATGGAGCTACTATCCAAAGTACTTGTATTACCAGCTGTGCTCTCAGCGATTCAAAAACTTCGTAGAGGAAAGTAAGTCAGGAACTACCTTTTTTGGACTATCACAAGCAGCCGTGGGAAATTACCCAGTTCTACTACCACCGATGGAAGAACAAGTGAATATCGCCACCATCCTTTTCGATATGGATTCAGAAATCACCGTGCTGGAAGAAAAACTTGCCAAAGCCCGCCAGATAAAGCAGGGTATGATGCAGGAACTGCTTACAGGGAGGATTAGATTAGTATGA